In Parasteatoda tepidariorum isolate YZ-2023 chromosome 2, CAS_Ptep_4.0, whole genome shotgun sequence, one DNA window encodes the following:
- the LOC107443459 gene encoding G2/M phase-specific E3 ubiquitin-protein ligase-like encodes MGQRKKKTQKKKEACLFCGRDEDDEIVFGKFFHDKDLSIHQNCMFLSSGLAQRGSKESEGILGFLPVDIKEEYARGQKLNCCYCRQGGATLGCVVNSCKRSFHLPCGVKNLALNQHFGDFSSYCHAHKLKQKHIQIKEDLYCYICCSELTPDDLENCLYSPCCKKNWFHHYCLQKYAISAGQHFFKCPLCNNSSTFVEEMKVYGVCIPNKDASWELESNAFNELLYRPKCGASECSCYRGREHDGKGSWSLLACAVCGADATHKHCGNLKKSDKIWRCDDCQAFETARKKKEDSIINDSKNVAVATLNFNGESLIESKNNVVSNDDNTSLHQESVSVATSSGDDKTIKTNVNVDFRKDETTNEVKNNSPIEVRYKLRSFSIVLNKVDVKSTKLESAKTFNERGDDANRLKCESKSNCISSDKSSVSFTNKGCESVLSSETIVLNEVAVAVESTKLESAKTINKQGDDANRLECESKSNCISSDKSSVTFKDEGCESVLSLETKLSIDSDKCSTIVDNLTILSHNDKNLFKDPSESEKNVSHMVYDHVNDTGLLKDKSVKEFSLRDKGLKILGDFKTENSEMRPRKMKCLRDRNEIVKNRIEKSQPVILVKRQAVSILKPVKPKRRKIIGNGCCSGGDSHCIKKMFGISCENCK; translated from the coding sequence atgggtcaaaggaagaaaaaaacccaAAAGAAAAAGGAAGCTTGTTTATTCTGTGGTAGAGATGAAGatgatgaaattgtttttggtaaattttttcatgacaAGGACTTATCTATTCACCAAAATTGTATGTTCCTTTCAAGTGGACTTGCTCAGCGCGGATCGAAAGAATCAGAAGGCATCTTAGGATTTCTCCCTGTAGATATCAAAGAAGAATATGCAAGAGGTCAGAAATTGAACTGCTGTTATTGTAGACAGGGAGGAGCTACTCTGGGATGCGTTGTAAACAGTTGCAAGAGATCATTCCATCTTCCCTGTGGTGTTAAAAATCTGGCTCTTAATCAACATTTCGgtgatttttcttcttattgtcATGCTCATAAACTAAAGCAGAAGCATATACAGATTAAAGAAGACCTGTATTGTTACATATGTTGTTCAGAACTTACACCAGATGACTTAGAAAACTGTTTATATTCTCCATGCTGTAAAAAGAATTGGTTTCATCATTATTGCCTTCAGAAATATGCGATCAGTGCTGgtcagcatttttttaagtgcCCTCTTTGTAACAATTCATCTACGTTTGTGGAAGAAATGAAAGTATATGGTGTTTGTATTCCAAATAAGGATGCCTCATGGGAGTTAGAGTCTAACGCATTTAATGAACTTCTTTATCGTCCAAAATGTGGTGCTTCTGAATGCAGTTGCTACCGTGGACGAGAACATGATGGCAAAGGCTCTTGGAGTTTATTGGCATGTGCGGTTTGTGGGGCTGACGCGACACATAAACATTGTGGTAATCTGAAAAAGTCAGATAAGATATGGAGATGTGATGACTGCCAAGCCTTTGAAACAGccagaaagaaaaaggaagatTCCATCATTAATGACTCCAAAAATGTAGCGGTTgcaactttgaattttaatggagaaagtttaattgaaagtaaaaataatgtggTCAGTAATGATGACAATACCTCATTGCATCAAGAAAGTGTTTCTGTAGCAACTTCTAGTGGTGatgataaaactataaaaacaaatgtaaatgtTGATTTCAGAAAAGATGAAACTACAAATGAGGTAAAAAATAACAGTCCGATTGAAGTAAGGTATAAGTTACGATCCTTTTCCATTGTTTTGAATAAGGTAGATGTCAAATCTACTAAACTAGAAAGTGCTAAAACCTTTAACGAACGAGGCGATGATGCAAATCGTCTGAAATGTGAAAGTAAATCAAATTGTATAAGTTCTGATAAATCGAGTgtttcatttacaaataaagGATGTGAATCAGTTTTATCCTCAGaaactattgttttaaatgaGGTAGCAGTAGCTGTCGAATCTACTAAACTAGAAAGTGCTAAAACCATTAACAAACAAGGCGATGATGCAAATCGTCTGGAATGTGAAAGTAAATCAAATTGTATCAGTTCAGATAAATCGAGTGTTACATTTAAAGATGAAGGATGTGAATCCGTTTTATCCTTAGAAACTAAATTAAGTATTGACTCTGATAAATGTAGTACAATAGTTGATAACTTAACTATTCTTTCTCATAATGATAAAAACCTATTTAAGGACCCATCtgagtcagaaaaaaatgtatcacaTATGGTATATGATCATGTAAATGATACAGGATTGCTTAAAGATAAAAGCGTCAAAGAATTTTCTTTGCGTGACAAGGGTTTAAAGATATTGGGTGATTTTAAGACTGAAAACAGTGAAATGAGACCAaggaaaatgaaatgtttaagaGATCgtaatgaaatagttaaaaatagaatCGAAAAATCACAACCTGTTATTCTGGTGAAAAGGCAAGCGGTAAGTATCCTGAAACCTGTTAAGCCAAAACGACGCAAGATAATCGGAAATGGTTGTTGTTCGGGAGGTGATAgtcattgtattaaaaaaatgtttggaatcAGCTGTGAAAACTGTAAATGA